The genomic interval CTTGATTAAGCAAAGAATATAACCTCAGAGGTTACTCTGGAAGTCTATAAGGACTTATAACAAGGATGTTCTATACTATGTTATTTAAActaaacaactggaaaaaaaatttaaattttcaacaaTATGCAATTGGCTATGTTAAGAAATAATCATCTAATGGAACATGTTGATATActgattataaaaacaattttgtaacAGTAAAATAGATTTATGATCTGATAACTGAAAACAATAACGTTTACTATTATGCATGCACACAGAAATGTAAATTGTAATTTGAGCAGTGAAAAACCGGAGACACTTAAGGTATACAATACGAAGCTTTGATGAAGAGACCTGTCGCCGAATGGTTAAATTAAGCTTTTTAACTTAGGTATCACCTCACATAGGTAGCACTTTTCTTGTGAGATCACTTGAAATCTGCTATCTTAGTAATTTTCCAGTATATAATATATGGTTATTAACTCTAGTCCTATGTGGTACAAAAGAGCTCTTTGACATTATTCTTCCTAACTAAAATATTGAGTCTATtagagggattttttaaaaaaggttttcatAGAGCTGAGATtattgatcattttctttctaaaattgtATCTTGAAAAATTTCTAGCCactggggtacagctcagtgcgGAGCActcctagcaagcatgaggccctgggcttgaccCCAGCACCCCACCTCCGAATTCCAGGCTGACTCTGTGTTACTATCTCCCAGCTGTCTCCTTTCCAGGGCTATGCCAAGCCCTTGTCCATGAAGCACTCATCAACGCCCGACATCAGCACTGTTACTAATTGCAGGGCAGAAAGTGGGGGAGGGACCTTGAAGCATGAGCTGCTCACCGCCATGCGATGCTGCTTCCGAAGTAACTTCACACGGATCTGGTCCAAGTTGGTGGCGATGTCCCTCTCTGGCTGATCTAGGTCCTCTGCATATCTTTGCACCAGAGCTTCTGGAATCCCACAGCGGCCATGCTGCCGGGGAGAACAAAAATGGAGCATGAAGGGTGGTACAggtttttttaatccttttttctaAGATAAATTAAACATAAAGTAGGATAAGAAAATTAGCTTCTGGGAAATAACtccaaaaattttaatatgaagtaAATATATGTTCTTTATCACTGGGATGGATGcttttgagaaaatatattttcatcttcCAGATAATGGTGAGTTCTAGAAAAACGTTTTGAAATATGAGGCAGAACATGAGCATCCTATAGTTTTCAGGCTAATGCCTTCACACCACTTTATCTGACCATTTTGCAAGTTCAGGTTCCTCCAATGTTGCTGAATATAGTCTCCTAAACTGCAGAAAAATGAATTTCTCTTCTAGATATTCTACTCTTTGCCCTTCATCTGTTACAAGTTATACCACTGCATTCACCACATTCACTGTTGAATTCTCCCTTCAAAGGGGTTTACTCATGAAAGGTTATAGAAAAGTTATTGAAAGGCATCCATGGCCATGAGAATTTTGTAATAAGAATGTTCATAACATGCATTTCCAGGAGAAATATAGAGACACCCCTATTATTGATTTGTCTTCAACTTCAATTTGGTACTGGtggatcttttttcttcttcaaatgagAAATGATTTTTTCATTATAGAACTAAATATTTTGAgtgtaatttttgaaatatttttttccttccacaatCTACAGATTATTATTCATTGTAATTGGTATGTTATATCTGAACAGGGCTCTAAAATTTCCAAAGTATATTCCCATTTACTGTTATTTGCTCCCAGTGATCCATCAAAGAGGTAGTTAGCCCCAGCTGACCTGTATGGAAATAAAGTGGGGAGGTGTTCATGTCAAGTAGATACCAACACTTGGACTTGATCTTTTGTCCACAAAATGATCCTTATCACAAACCACTTCTGGCACTGCTCATTCTCCCTGCAAAGCAAAACTGCCCCAAACTAAAGACTAACAAGCAAGAGCAAAAGTAGATTGCACGGTTGCATTTGCATTTTATCTGGAGATGGTGCTCCCTGTCCACCAGGGGTCTCTAGTGGGGCAGGTCATCCAGCACCCTCAGAACACCAGGCTCCTGGGGCTGGCCTCCATCTCACCTGGCTGcctgaaaagacaaaaattgcAGCCAGTGCCCATTGGGCTGCGCCTGAAGTACCTTGTCGGAGTAGGGCTCCTCCGTGAGGTCGATGCCCTCGGCGTGCAGCTTGCTTTCCGTGAGCATCTCCAGATCCACACCCCGGGCGCAGGACACCTTTCTGCTCAGCGGGACGCCCAGCCTCACGCCATGCTCCTGCAGGCTGGCGCTCTCGGGCAGCTCTGAGAGCCAGGGCGGTGGCCTGGTGCAGGAGGGGCTGCCAGGCTCCAGGCCCGAGGGTGATCGGGCGGCCGGTACTGGGCAATCAGAGGGGCCAGTCTTCTTTATGGGCAGGCTCGGGGCATCAGGGCTGGGAGGGGTTCCGCCAGGGGCCCCGGGCACCAGGTGGAGGCCATTGGCAAGACGTTCTCTGCTCTTTTTGGCAGGAACAGGTGGAGGCTGTGGAGTTTTGGGCTGTGTCCTTGTTTCAGGGACCCTCTGCTCAGCATCTGCCCCTTCTTTGGTGCCCGGGGGATGGTATGTTCCTTCAAAATCATGTCCTTTTCTGTGAGCCTCGAGAGACGTCCTTGTTAAACTGTGTTTGGCTCCAGGAAGCCGAGTCTCAGAGTTTCTGGGCAGACACTGAGGAGGTGATACGCCTCGGTCGGTGGTTGCCATGGGGACATCGGGTTTCCTGGTGGTCATtttctggggttcagaaaatcTCTTGCTTTGGGTCAGTAGCAATGCATGGTCGGCAGTGGCATCTCGCCCAGGGGCCTGGACCTTGGCGGTCGAGGCGGTTGTCTTTTGTGGCACTTGGGGTACAATCTGAGGGGAGGGTTCTGTCACCTCAGTAGGCACATCTTTTTCAGCATCAGGCTCTCCTTGAAGGTCATCCAGGGAATGGGATCGAGGCCAGGTTCCCACTGTCTGGGGGTCCTCCAGGGTCTCACAGCTCCGACAGATGGACACTGGGAGGCTTCTCCGGTTCTTGGTCAAACTAGTTACTGAGGGCGGGTCACAGTGCTTGGAAGCATCGGGGGTGAGACCGCAGCCCAGcctgccctcctctccctgcttcGCCGCGTCCACCGACTTCATTAAAGGCAACGTCGGGTAGTTGCCCAGCTGATTTCTGTTGAAAGACTTCAGGCTGGCCTCGGTGGACGACTTGGCAGATAAGAGGCCAGTTTTCTGAGTCTTGCCTGTGAGACAATCACATGTGAAAGCCAGTCAGTCAGTCAGACCCATGCATTCAGATGTGCAGGCACAACTGCTGTCTCCAGTCCCCACATCCCCTTGCTGGGTTACACTAAAGACACAAAGCCATCATTCAGGACTCTGAGTGGAGTAGGgtcccagtttttatttttagaaagaactAACAAAAGGACTCACATGGGGACTGAAATGCATGGGTTATATGGAAAAGAAACACTGTGTCAGGCAATGAAAGAAAGTGGGGCTTCATGTCCGCTCTTAGCTGACTCCGAAGAAGGCTGACATCCCTACCCACTCTAGAAACCACACCCCTGAGATGTCTGCTGGGTGAGGACATGTCCAAAAAGTCATGGGTGAAATGGGGAGGTGGACTGGTTCCTGGGAAGTTTCTATAAACGGTCCCTCTGAAAGGGTGATCCACAAATCCTCACATCACACCCTTCTTGAAGCTGTGCCCTGCTAACAAATTTATCCAGAAACAACCAGTCCACTTTGATTCAGTCCAGGAAATAAACTGAAGTGAGTACTTTACCAGAGACCATCTGTAAATACTTGTATGGTTGTAGGTCCCAGTAAAGAAATGGCTTTGGCAGATCATGGCTTGTCAGACTGATCACTGAATTATCAACCATAAACAATCTACTTTACTGGCTGACTGATGATTGATATTAACTGCTGCCACTTGAAAAGCTTTATCAAAAGCATGCCATGGGCCAAGCACTGTGCTAAACCTACAGACAGCCAATGCACACAGGCAGAAATGAACCATCCTTTGTTATGTCTTTGGTTAGTAACATGTTTGTTGTCTGCTATGACAATGGACTGATGCCCGAGGAGACCACCCTGATAATGGACTATATGACCCCTGTGATCCTATTATTGTGGGCCtatagataaaaatgaaaagtcctagccaggtgtggtgacgcacacctataattccagtggcctgggaggctgggacaagaggattacaaattcagcgaggtgctaaacaactcagaccctgtctctaaataaaatacaaaatagggctggggatatggctcagaggttgggtgctgctgagttcaattcctggtaactcCATcgcccccaaaaagaaaaatcctaaaacCATATCAGGTTTGGAATATCTGAAGAAATGGCTGGCTCTGATCTTTGGAAAGCCCCTATGTTGTAAGTCAGGGTTTCTTCCTACTACATGGTTTtgagtaatattttaaatgttttaattttaagccaggcatggtgacatatgcctataatctcagcgctcaggtggctgaggcaagaggattgcaagttcaaagccagcatcagcaaaagcgaggtgctaagcaactcaataagaccctgtatgtaaataaaatataaaacaggactGGGCAAGAAAAACCCCAATTTTTAATCTATGATCTTGCCATCTCCTCATGGAGCAATCTCACCCTCCCAACACATTTAGTGGCAATGAGTAATCAGGCCGTGGGCTGATTTgactgggaggggagaggaagggttGGTTGGTGCTCACCCAAAAAAGGAAATGGCTACTTTGGGGTACATGaaagacattctttttttgggaaaaaaaaaaatctctatctgTATGCTGCATagatgaggaaaggaagagaagtaaAAGGCCAGGGCTCTGGTGTTACAAGTGGCTTGGCCTTTAGTAGCAGGAGGAGAAAAGATTCCTTCCATAATTTCAAAGTTTCCACCATGCTCATTCTAATTTCAAACTGCTGATATGAAATGTGTCACATCAAGTATAATTGCACACATTAAGATGGATGGAGAAGAACAGTGGCCTCAATCAGACATTTTATTAACGACCCCATCCTTGTTGATAAGACACAGATCGATACATGGAATATTTTGCACTAGGCAAAGCAGAGACATGGTCAAATTGGCATTTGTCCTTCCTCGAGTGTAATTAAATGAGGCTTCAAACCCCGTCCACCTGTATGTTCTGCGCTGATAAATAACAACACGCTAGCCATTTATTTGTAGGTTATTATTTTGTTGTCACATAGAGATCATTAGCTGAGGTTTAGTCCTGAATATATTAACCGTGGTCCCATTTTTCATTAACAGAATAATCATCACAGACAAATGGAAAATTCCCTCTTCAGAAAACACATcacattaaagtttaaaaatcagttaaaacAGAAACTTAAAACTCCACTTGCGTTAATTTTGGAAATACGTTTTTTCCTTTACCCTAACTTCTATATAAATCCCATTAGATTGGAAAGATCCTTGAATTCACCTTGAGTTCAAAGTTGGTTCATCAGTTTCTTTCATCTAGTTCTTCAGTGGATGAACCTGAATTCTTTGGGGCATGAACATTTCTGCTAGTGATACCTATGAAATCTTTACCCAGTCAGAAAAGTTGCAATTAATTTACTGAAAATTTTTGGCTATGGAAAGATtgttaacaataacaacaacaaaaccttctGGGTCTTACAAAGAATgtgatgttttctgcaacagaGGATGGCTGGTGCTCCGTGGAGTGGGGATGGGTTCCTTGATGAAGGCTGAATATTAGGGTACATAGAGATTCACTATCTTCCCAGATTGACAGAATTCCCTGAGTAGGAGCTTTAAAGGACAAATTTTGAAGTCCTCAAGGTAGTCTAAGACTTGGCATCAGGGTGACGCAAACAAGGCGCCCAGGATGCCATGCTAAGGAGTGAACATTCTGAGACAGGCAACTGTAGGCTGGTACTGGGGAGTGAGCAGCTCATCGGTTTGACCCCTGAGCACCTACTTGCCTCACTTTAGTCCTGATTTTGGTGCCTACAATGGCTGTCACTATTTTTTACCATGATCCGTAGTAAGAACCACACTTTACATGCACCAtccaacacacatgcacacataataCTAAAACACAAAGAGTACCCGTCACAACACTCACAGTACTTACTAGTGTACTTCTGGAATGCATAACGTACCTTATGGAGTGCATTCTGGTATTTTCTACTCTATTTTGTCTTATACAACTGCTACACACGACTCACTAATTGACCTTAGAACCCAGTAATGAACTGCAACCTGTAGTTTCCAAAACTTTGCTTTAGCAGGTCCCTCCTAACCCATGGACTACTGGGAGGCATTCCAGTAGCAGCTAAAAACCATCAAACCTGGGCATTTTTCACGATGGTCTTCAGTAGGTCACGATGGCAGTGTGAATCCTTCACTACTATTTCTTGCACCAACAGGAATTTGGGGGTCACAACAAGAAACCACAGAACCTCTCATGGTGACATTCGCTGACCTGACCCCATTCTAACTAAAGACTCTGCTTCTGTTTGAAACTTCATACTGACTGCTCCCTGAGTGTTAGGGACACCACAAAAAAGACATGTAGCCTTCCTGTCATCCTCTTCCATGGTAACTGCTTCTGGACTGGACTCAGGCCGAGCAGCTGGAGTGTTTAAGAGGTGGCTGCTGGTGTGACCCTGATGTCTACCTGGTACACAGTTTTCCTTGTGGAAAAGTGTTCTTAATACTCACATGTCGGTTGTTGTTACGTAAGGGCTTAGGAGACACATGTTTTAGGTTTTACAGCTGCAGGTATTTTAGGTGAAATTCATAAACCTCTTACAGCAGCCAGAGGAAGACACGCAGAGGCCAACTGCAGACTAGCACGGGGAAGTGGATGGAAATGGAAAGTCGATTTCTAGGTTCATCTGGGTAAAAGAGTCCATCTTTTGGgactggggtcatagctcagtggtagagcacttgcctagcatgtgcgagacactgggttggatcctcagcaccacataaaaataaataaacaagataaagttattgtgtccatctacaactaaaatattaaaacagaaaaaagaattcatcttTTGGAGACCATTCTACTTTTGAAATTGGAAACTTTCAAAACAGGTTCCTAGAGGTCTAGGTGGACGTTACCATGTTCCAGATTCTCGCTGCTCTCGTAGCAGCCCGAGTCTCGCGGGGAGCATCCACTCAGGCCCTGGCTGTCCATAAGCAGCTTCTCCTGGGACCCCGACTGGTCACTGTTACCTGGAGAAGGCAAACACATGACAAAGAATCACAAGGGGTGCAAACAGCAGAGGTCCCGATGTCAGGTCCCAGCTTTATCCTGTCACTGCCACGTGATTTTAAGCCTTAGACTTTAGAAGGGggcaaattattttaagatacaaatgaatacattttttctcaaataaaatatcaattgcATGAAGACAAACCAGAGCAGGACTTTCGCAGTGCCTTTCGGGCTACCAAACAGAGGTAGACCCAAGGCCCTCGGGGGAGGGGAGCTACAGGGTGTGGTACTGGTGTGGGGGGAGCACTCCTGGTCCCCTCCAAGTGATGGCACCACTGGGGAAGAGCCGAGTGAAGGTGGGATTTGGACATGACCTTTTTAGAGACCCGTAAGGCAGGTACTTCAGGTTACTGACATTACCACCTCTCTGAATTTGGGGCCTATATAAAATTGTCAAATGAAATATCACTTTCTATTATTAGCGTCCAGGAGCACTCTTAGCCCTTGGTGACATGTGCTGGCTCTTGTATGATCTCATGAAGATGAAGGTTGGCCAGAGCGGGCAGAGACCCCTCAACTGAGAaagctgttttatttttgctgcttGGGATGAACTAGAgggtttcttttctgtttggccTTCTCCTTTGTCTGGGACCAGCATTTTCACTTTCTGGTCACAAAACAGAGATGCGGAACACTCAGGAAACCCTCGGATGTGGAAAGTGAGCGGAAGATGCTCTTCAGGTAGACAAGTGCAAGTTAAGCATCCTTGTTCTGAGGAACCCTTTTAAAGAGAAGCATCATTATTTGTCAATTAGACCTCAGTAAGCCTGGGGCGAGAGGCAAGAGGGGTGGGAGGCAAAGGAAGCATCagccgtctctgcttagggaccTGTCGAGAGTAATTCCCATGGGAAATCACATGGGCGCCCAGCTCCCCAGTGGCATTACTGTGCACCTCCTGGAGAGGGCCCACGGAGCCTTATGTGGGACACTGAGGTTACAGCAGAGCATCATTGTAGCATGATGCGCAGTGTGTGCTCAGTCCCATAAAACAGAAGCCAAGAAAACATGTTCTACCTAAAATAGCTAGTTGCAATGACAAAtggctttaatttattttcctttctcttcaccTCCCGCCCTCCTACCCCAACCACATACACAAAGAGAAATCAATAAGCCAGAAATATGATGCCTTTTCTCaggtcatcaaaataaaaatgcggGGAGGCAGAGGGCTGCCATTCCACACATGTGCCAGCGGTTCCTACTGTCCCCTCGCCACTTTCTGCTTGCATTTCTCACAGGGAAAGCTTCTTAGATTAGAACCCCAAGTTAACAGTGCTAATAGTTAAAtgattaatgaaaaaattaacaagtTAGAAGCTCATGAAAATACTGACCCCCTCCCACACCCAAAGTCAGGACATTCTGGAGTGATGTCCTCATCACGTGGAATAGCCTGTGGATTTGGAGTGGCCTTTGTTCCAGCCTAGCatgttatttagaaaaatgatacTTGTAAAATGATGGTTTTGAGCTCTCTGCTGCAATGCAGGGAGAGGAATGGGTGTCATCTGTCTCTGGTGGCAACAGTTCAGTGTACCACAGTGGCCAAAGCAGACTCCAGAGTGCTGAccaatggaaataaaaaagaaaacatgttcccTGCCATTGCATGGGGATGCATGCTGGCTCTGCATTCCGGGGATCCCTGCCTCAGCAGACATATGAGGCTACTTGGACTTATTGCACAGAGGACAAGGATCCCTCCCCACACCTGAAACCATAGTCCAGGTTATAAAAGCCTGAGGCATACGGCCAGGGGCTAGAGTCACTGTCTTCCTCAGGGAGAAAAAGAACTGGATGGCTCTTCCATGCCCTGCAGAATCACACCCTTAATCTTCTCCCTCACTAACCAGCATTCATGCTGAAGtacaaaaaatgagaaagatgagCTGGAACCCTGCAAATTCTCACCGTCAAATCAGACCAAGGGGCTGAAACCCTCTTTGGGTATGACCTGAAACTGGACCTGACGGGACTCTCCTTGGGCGAAAGTTCTCCCCACCTGAAACCAAATGTgcacatacatgcatgcacatgtacaTACACCTCTGCAAGAACATGCTAAGGCACTTATGAAATCTTCAAATGTCAAGGGTGGTGGGCCACAGGGCATGCATAGTTGTTTGGAGAGCTGATAActagagaagggaaaagaagagaaatgggaTTCTTGGGTAAGGAGCAGTTTCAATGGACTTGTAGcattatttcttaagaaaataaggATTGAGGCAATATAGCAAAGTGTTACTTTTAGGTGAATTCAGGAAGTGCATGTGTATATATCTGTTTAACTTTTCTCTATACTGCATACTTGAAATAATTCCTaattaaaattcttatgaaaattattgttttattgagctatacacttaaaaatggttgatGATAACCTTTATGCAGTATGTGTACTTTAccataaattaaaactttttaaaaatttaagggaGCTTTACCAGACACAAGAGAGTGTAAGGCAATTAGAGTCTTTCCCAAACGGAACACCATCTGAAGGCTGCCCTTCTGTATGCACTGGAAGACTCTGGACAGCTTTGATTTTCAAGCAGTGCTGAAGTTGTACTGATTGCTCTCGACAGAAGGCTGAGCTAGAAAACTTTCAAGATCCCTACGCATCTTCAAAGATCTCAATATCTTTATCTCTCAAGAGCACAAGAATTTAGTTTGAAAGAAACCTATTATCATATTCCTCTAAGTTATCAGTTACTTAGAAGGAATACTTCTTAAACATGATGAATTTAACTGCGTTGGAAGTAAAGTCCTGTAACCCCAGGATAAGCCTGAACCCAGCCTCTTGGCATTAATTGGTACCTCTGATCTCTCAGAGCCTTTGGTTCAGAACCAATAAAAGGAAATTCTACTATATGGTATGAGGGAAATtcccaaacaacaaaacaaccttGGTACAAATCTCAAGATCTgattttagctgggcacagtggcacatgcctgtaatcccagcaactcaggaggctgaggcaggaggattgcaagttcaagaccagccttagcaatttagcaaggtcctaagcaacttagtgagaccccatctcaaaaataaaaagtaaaaagggctggtgacTCAGTGCTTAAGtcccccctgggttcagttcccagtaacCACCCTCCcactccccccacaaaaaaaatcctagaacAATGAGTCTGAGCCAATGTGATATGAAAGAAACCAAGCACAGATCCCTGCCTTATACTCAGGATTTAGGGATACAGGAAGTGTAATAAATAGTATCCATAAACCAGCTGTTCTTCATGGACAAGGAAGAGCAAATGAGCTAAGTTATGGAGCAGATGGGGTTTAGGAAAACAGATGGTTTAATATTAACTCCTATTAATATAGCCGGTTGACTATACCAGTCACTGTCCCAGACCTGGCACACAACCTGGCCATCCACGCCAGGGTGTCTCCCACTCAAATACTATCAGAGACCTggttatatattaatattaaatataaaatgtaattttctacAAATCTATCCCTGAAGGCTGCTTATTTATTGAGGGTTTGGATGTCTATGCTCCTCTGTGCTATCAGTTAATTTAGAGTGAGCATCTTTTAAAGTGAAGTGAATTAAAATGCACTGACACACTTGCTTCCATGTCTCCTGGGTCTGATACCTCCTCAGCTGACCATGGGATTCCAGAACCCCACTGTGAGTTGAAAATACCATAAGCTGAGAATGGATTGAGAATACTGAACCTGGCGAACCTCCCAGCTTAGCAACGCGGGACACGGCCGTGTTGGTTGTTCACCCTCCTGATTGTGGGGCCTACTGGGTGTTGCAGGTTACTCCATTGCCCCACATCCTAACAGTATCAGACTGCAGATCAGTAGTCTGAGAAAACATCAGGATTCCAACTTTGAAGCACGGTTTCTACTGAATGGATATTACTTTTACATCCTCAGTTGGGGCCATCTGTaacatataatttctttttccacCATTAACCATAGTTTTGGTGTGTCTTTTAGCAATAGAAATGCTATTAGCTACTAATATTCCTGAAGCAGAGCCcttgaaagaaaatgtatttgaattCAATAACGGTAAAGGTTGCTCCCTGGGTGATGAATAATTTCAGGAATGTTTTTGATGTCAGACTGAAGAATAAAGAGCAAGATAAGATGAGGCTAATGGAGCAGGGGATCTGACGCATTCAGATAGACTCCATAAAAGCCACACGCTCACTGAATCCTGTTCACAGGCTGTTAAAATAAGCTGTCATTTATTTAAGTTGGGAATGCTCACACTACGTATTCACTTCAGACAGACATTGCCTCCTTCTTTAATGGAAACTGATGAATTTTACTTAGGCACTAACCAATCTATTCAATAAGAAAGCCATTTGTCACATGCTTTGAGAAATAATCGACCCTTAGCTCAGCAAGAAACTTCCAGTTGGCCAGACATTTTTGTACCCAGGGATCCTAATTACCTACTGAAGTCTGCACAGCACAACGGTACGGAAGGTGGAGACTACTGGTTTCTTAGAACTGCAAGTTCATTTTCCTAGACACTAGATATAGCACTGTCCTCAAATGTTCCTCAGAAATATGCCAGGGAAGGTATCATGGGTATattaaggtttatttatttatttatccatttgggTATCAGGGaatgaactctggggcactcgaccattgagccacaaggttttagagacagggtctcactgagtcacttaatgccttgctattgctgaggctggctttgaactcatgatccccccatctcagcctcccaagtcgctgggattgcaggcatgtgctaccGTGCCTGGCTTATATTGAGTTTTATCATGGGAATATCTGCCCTAGGGAATTGATGTCTTGGAGCTGCTTTGCACAATATGAAATCAACCTTGGCTCTGGAAAGATCAAGACCCATGCGTGACTTCAGGGATACCGAGAGCTTATGGAAGGTCTGCAGGGGACCAAAGATTGTGGCCGACCTACCAATGGCCACTTCAGTGTCTGGAGAGACTTACTGTCATATTCCTGCAATAGTTCCACGGCTGTCAAGAGGACAGCTCTGTGTTCTGGGTCCCTGATATTTAATTCATCCAAGTCTTCTTCCTCTAGGAGCTTGAAGGTATCCAAATCTTCATAGCCATTGAACAGGAAAGTGGGCATGTGCTCCTGTGTGACAGAAGGACCAAGGTGAGTCACAGCTCTGCCGCGTGATGCAGGACAACAACTAGCCTCAGACCCCTCAGCTCTTTTCCCATAGTCATTTTTTTATGCTAATCAAAAGAGTGATATCATCTGTAATGTACTGTGCCTGCCGGTTCTTCAGCTTAGTAGGCAGGCGGGATGTTTTCTTAATCATGGGCTAAGATGTACACAGCCGAGGAGGATGAATTCCACTTATTGGCATTATAATTGTGCCCTTGAAATAAACTAATTCCTTTATCACCAACCCACAGTGGAAAAGCCTCCTCCTTCATTTACAGAGATATGAGATCTAATTTAGTGAGCCCCAGGAATTTCTCAGGAGTAAGAAGGTTTGCAAGGAAGAAAAAGTCTCCACTGCAGAGCCCTCCTCCTAGATGCTGGGAGAATCATGGGAGGGGAGTTGCCTCCCGGCCCCAGGGAGCTGGCTGTGAGCAGGGCACCTAGGTTTTGGCTTACAGCACTTCCAGTAGCAAAAGTTTGATCTGGGACTTATGCTGTCACCCCAGCAGAGGTCAAGGGCAACATTTGAATACTGTCAGTGCCTTCTGTGAATGGGTACTTATCCTATTAATGGGTGACCCTTGTGGGACAATGTAGACCACCTGAAAGTACTCTTTCCTTTATCTGGGAGAAGGAAAAGGCAAGGTGGAGACATGCTACCAGAACTGACTGACCTTCAGGTTGATCCGGTCCAGCAGATCCTCCACCGACTTG from Ictidomys tridecemlineatus isolate mIctTri1 chromosome 8, mIctTri1.hap1, whole genome shotgun sequence carries:
- the Sash1 gene encoding SAM and SH3 domain-containing protein 1 isoform X5, with translation MPKPSREQSDDETEESVKFKRLHKLVNSTRRVRKKLIRVEDMKKPSTEGGEEHALESSPGLDERSALYSGVHKKPFFFDGSPEKPPEDDSDSITTSPSSSSLDTWGAGRKLVKTFSKGEGRGLIKPPKKMGTFFSYPEEEKAQKVSRSLTEGEMKKGLGSLSHGRTCSFGGFDLTNRSLHVGSNATDPVGKEGDFVYKEVIKSPTASRISLGKKVKSVKETMRKRMSKKYSSSVSEQDSGLDGPPSSPASVQPDSEHMDKPKLKAGGSVESLRSSLSGQSSMSGQTVSTTDSSTSNRESVKSEDGDDEEPPYRGPFCGRARVHTDFTPSPYDTDSLKLKKGDIIDIISKPPMGTWMGLLNNKVGTFKFIYVDVLNEEEEKPKRPTRRRRKGRPPQPKSVEDLLDRINLKEHMPTFLFNGYEDLDTFKLLEEEDLDELNIRDPEHRAVLLTAVELLQEYDSNSDQSGSQEKLLMDSQGLSGCSPRDSGCYESSENLEHGKTQKTGLLSAKSSTEASLKSFNRNQLGNYPTLPLMKSVDAAKQGEEGRLGCGLTPDASKHCDPPSVTSLTKNRRSLPVSICRSCETLEDPQTVGTWPRSHSLDDLQGEPDAEKDVPTEVTEPSPQIVPQVPQKTTASTAKVQAPGRDATADHALLLTQSKRFSEPQKMTTRKPDVPMATTDRGVSPPQCLPRNSETRLPGAKHSLTRTSLEAHRKGHDFEGTYHPPGTKEGADAEQRVPETRTQPKTPQPPPVPAKKSRERLANGLHLVPGAPGGTPPSPDAPSLPIKKTGPSDCPVPAARSPSGLEPGSPSCTRPPPWLSELPESASLQEHGVRLGVPLSRKVSCARGVDLEMLTESKLHAEGIDLTEEPYSDKHGRCGIPEALVQRYAEDLDQPERDIATNLDQIRVKLLRKQHRMAIPSGGLTEICRKPLSPGCVASVSDWLISIGLPMYTSTLSDAGFSTLSQVPSLSHSCLQEAGITEERHIRKLVSAARLFKLPPSPEAM